TGCTTGTTATACAAGGAGGAAAAAGATAAGGGGACATACTTGTTGTTCTGCAACCAGCCTCAGCACATTTTCATCAGCTTTCTTTTGCTCCTCAGAAGCCAATTGAAGAGAACTGTTTCTCATATCATTCTGACAAAATATATGAAAGCAGTTCATATTACCATCAATTTAGTTTCACTATTAACACTATAATCAAAGATGAAAGCTACTATTCCCTCTCAAAAGAAAAAGATGAGTATGCACAAGATTAGGAGAAAGGTAAATGCATTTGATTTATAGAGTTTGTCGGCTGTGCGGTACCCAAAGAAAGGAACACCGGATAAGCAGCAAAGACCAAAAAAAGCTGTAATTAAATTCAATATAACATGAAGGACATAAAAACTAGagcaaaaaacaaaataatagtcCAGCTTGCATAGTAATTTAAAATATGCCAAAATAATCAATTCTAGTAGCATTACaacacattttttttcaaagtaATCAATATCTGACAACATTTAGCTTTGGCAAATGCATGGAAGCTCATGCAGATACATAAGTAATAAAGTGTAGTCCAGACAGAAGTGTAACTTCATCTTTCATGTGCATTCATAAAGACTCGTATGCAATACCTTTTGCTTCTCTTCTTCAAGTTTTTGTCTCTCACGTTCAGTTAATGCCTCACGGTTTTTGAGTTCTTTGCTCCAAGAATCAAGCCTTTTCTTTTTGTTCTCCAACTCTATGTTTAACATCTCTTGCTCATCCAAAACTTTCTTAATGTGCTCACGAGCAAGGCGTTGCAATTTTCTAGTTTCTGATAAGGAACAGGATTCAACAAAACCAAGCAGTCTCAAAGAGTTTCAGGACAATAGGTTAGGTTTAGCAAAATGACTAGCCAATTTAACATAAATTATCACTTTGATTATCTATACACAACCAAGATAAGTTGTGAAGTCATGTTAAGGAGTTGAAAAACACAGCAAGGTTtagataattataattatttttggaGCAATGACATCTAAGAGCACAAGACTACAGCAAGCTCGCAAAATTAATTGATGAGAGACATACATACTGACACTCATTTTGCAACAACAACCTAACAGGAGCATGTGGGAAGATGAGAGTATCCAATAAACATACCTTCAAAGAAGGCACGATTGAGTtcagctttctcttcaagcatCCTACTCAGTGACAATGTCCTCTCATTGTACTTGATTTGCAATTGATCTAGGTTTTCATTCTTTAAATCGATTTCACAGACCAAATTGTCAACAATTTTGTTCCTATCACTGGTTGCTTCTTGCACGAGGTCAGCAATTGTCTTCAGCTCTCCGTTCCTGCGAAGATATTCTCCCACAAGTCCTGTTGAAGAGTAATCATCTTCACGAGCAAACCAGCCATATAGATTAGGCCCTGGAGAAGTTCTTTGTTTGTCCCATTCCTTCTTGCTTTGACCATCTGCTTCAAATGACTTCTCAAACTCCATTGCATTCTTGAACCCAAACCAATCATTATCAAATCTCAGAACAGCTTGTGCATTCTGCTGATGGTCGTCCCGGAACATCTCAATATTTATAGGCTTGTATCTGGAGAATTTCTTCAGCAAGTAACCGCAGTGATCAGCACAGTCACCACTCTTCGACTCATCTTGTATATTAGCAACTATTCCCACCCAAGGCCAACAATAAAGCTCACTCTCACCAGGTTTAGAAGCAGGTAAAGGGACTGATTGTTGAGGCAGAGGCTCAGCCTCATTAGCCAGGTCATTTTCTAAGAAAGTAGCTAGCGCTAGATGGTTAGCTTTCTGCTTTGCGCTTCGGCTGGCTGCGCCCTTAGCTACTCCAATTGCATGCTGAAAAAGATGATTATATTGATAATCTTGTTTCTTCTTACCAGCACAAAAAGGGCATCTAAAAGAACCATTTGGGCCCTTTACTTTGTAAGTACCCGCCTTAAGTAGTTCgtaaggtttctctttgtatTCATTTATTTCTGAGTCACTGATGTCTGACTCTTCATCTGAGCTGCTTCCCATCTGACTGCCATCATTTAACAAACAATAAATAATAGACAAGGGGAAATCATAACGAAGTGCGAAGAAGTGAATCAGATCATACAAGATCAGTAAATACTAAAAAGTGGTCGATGACAACATTAATTCTCAACATACAGAGGAAAAAAGTCAGCAGGCAGGCATGCTTGCATATTCAAGTTACATATGTGTAGAGAACATTTGaaagaaaattaattgatgAGATGGCTTTTGataaaaaggaaatagaatcatTTCTAAGATAGCATAGCCAACAGGCAATGCTGAAGCGGATTTAGAGGATAAACCTACGTGCAGGATTcaaataattactccctccgtccatgaaaaagagtcccatttgggactcggcacgggttttaagaaagttgttaaattAGGTGTAAGTGGAGTaaaagtaaatttataggggtagtgttaatgaCAATTTTACTTGCTTAATCCTTTATTAATGGGTAAAGCAATTCAGCAAATTCCAAACAAATGAAGGCATTATTGAGCAATCAAATGCAAACAAATTTAGgatattaattaagaaatcGATTGAGtaaacaaattcaacaaatggGTTAAGAAATCGATTCAGCAATTTcaacaaattcagcaaatggGTAAAGAAATCGATTGAGCAAATTCAACAAACTGCATACAAATTTTGGCATTCAACGAATCGATTGAGAAAATTCAACAAATTTAGGGCATTAATGGGTAAAGAAATTCAATAAATTCCAGCAACAAATCTAGAAAATTCCAAACCAAATTGAGGATATTCTCATGCCGCATCACTCCATCCACCGCTACCAAGCTCCTCACCAGTGCGAGAAGCGCCAGCTTCGCCTTGAAGCTACTCACGCAGGCAGAGCGGACGGAGGAGTTGGCGTTGCAGACGACGGCGAGAGGTAGGGCGAGAGCGAGTTCCCGTGGTTCTCCGAGAGGATCGAGACCAGCTGGAAGCGGCGATTTGAGGGAACGCCTTATGGTTTCAGGCTCAGAGGGGGGCGGCGATTTGGGTTTCGGGCTGAGATGGAGGCGGAGATTTGAGGGAGGCGGCGCTTagggtgaagaagaagaagaagcaaggCGGCGATATGGCAACAGATCCATCGGAGATTTCACTCAAATACCATAGAAATGGTAGAAATGGTTTTCACCCAGTGATTCTTCGTCGCAAATATGTGTAGAAGGCTCTGGGGTTTCACCCACAAAAGGGAGAAATGGTTTTAATTGACTGAATTATGGGTTTAATTAAGGAATAGATTAGGATTTAATTTGGGTGTTTAACATTTACTAGTATTTGCGCACGGCGgaaataattttgtatatatgttataaatattaaattaattataatagttataaatatttaagtaaatataaatatatatactacttgtttataaataaaatatttatatatgataaAATGTGTAGTTTTCCCAATAGTTATGAAGTTTaccatattttatattttgtggagtattttcatataaatattaatgcataacaaaaattaaaaaaaaaatactactccctccgtcccattgttgttggccacatttcgtttttggtctgtcccattattgttggtcactttcttaaaatggaaacatttaatttaattagggCCACTAATTAAGTTACTAAGTAAACCTTAATTTGATTAAAATTTGGAATTAAATCTAAatcatctttaaaataaacACACACTCAACAGCCCattctcccttctctcttcttctccgatGGGACGCCACCCCCATGGCCGCCGCTGCCGACTCTCGCCCCTTCCGCCTCTCGCCCCTCCGGCCGGACACCACCTTTCTATTTTCTCCATCTATCTACGCCGCTTCACCTTCACCGCATGATTTTGGGGGCTAGGGCTCCGGTTATTGATAACCCAGAACCAGCCCCCACCGATTCCGGAAGAGAGCCCCAATTCTGGAGGGCTAGCCGTGCGAATCGCACATCTCGAGCAGCGCAGGTCGAGGTGCGACTCCGGCGTCAGGGCAACCGCCTTCTCCccttctctctttttctctggTTTGGGTTCCTTAAGTTTGGATAACACAATGCGGTCGAGGTGCGACTCCGGCGTCAGGGCGGCGGACCGGAAGAGATCGAGGATAGGTTGTGGTGTTCGAAGCTCACCTGTGCACCGATTTCCTGGGCAAGATTCTGGTTTGGGCAAGATCTGGGTATGCGATTTGGGGTCTAGTTTGGAGGAGAAATAGAGTTTTTCAATTGATGTTACGCATGTGCCTTTAGATTGATTAACATGAAAGATGATTAATTTTTAGATGTTTTTGGCATTGTCGTGTTTTCGATTTTGTTCACACACTATTTTGGGCCTGATTTGGAGGAGAAATAGAGGTGCGATTCAGGCGGGTAAAGGCGGTGTCTGGTTTTGGGGTCGTCGAtgtcgccggcggcggcgccggagaagaaggtgagaagaagaagaagaagaagtaccagattttcaatttttttttcccttaattaattcattaattttggtgggccacactcaattaaaacataacactcaatttcttaatctc
The sequence above is drawn from the Salvia miltiorrhiza cultivar Shanhuang (shh) unplaced genomic scaffold, IMPLAD_Smil_shh original_scaffold_386, whole genome shotgun sequence genome and encodes:
- the LOC131004348 gene encoding factor of DNA methylation 1-like isoform X2 yields the protein MRISSICQMGSSSDEESDISDSEINEYKEKPYELLKAGTYKVKGPNGSFRCPFCAGKKKQDYQYNHLFQHAIGVAKGAASRSAKQKANHLALATFLENDLANEAEPLPQQSVPLPASKPGESELYCWPWVGIVANIQDESKSGDCADHCGYLLKKFSRYKPINIEMFRDDHQQNAQAVLRFDNDWFGFKNAMEFEKSFEADGQSKKEWDKQRTSPGPNLYGWFAREDDYSSTGLVGEYLRRNGELKTIADLVQEATSDRNKIVDNLVCEIDLKNENLDQLQIKYNERTLSLSRMLEEKAELNRAFFEETRKLQRLAREHIKKVLDEQEMLNIELENKKKRLDSWSKELKNREALTERERQKLEEEKQKNDMRNSSLQLASEEQKKADENVLRLVAEQQREKEEALKKVLELERNLDEKQKLEMEIQELKGKLDVMKHMGGDDDAAVQQKINEMNERLQEKKENLEGLEDLNQQLLTKERQSNDELQEARKVLIEGLTEILSSSRVNIGIKRMGELDEKVFENACKQRYSPEEADIKAAELCSLWQEKLKNPEWHPLRIVDDQYVLKEDDELLVQLKEEWGDEVYDAVGTAVKEIQEYNASGSYVVPELWNFKENRKATLKEVISYIFKQLKTLKRKRT
- the LOC131004348 gene encoding factor of DNA methylation 1-like isoform X1, producing MRHENILNLMGSSSDEESDISDSEINEYKEKPYELLKAGTYKVKGPNGSFRCPFCAGKKKQDYQYNHLFQHAIGVAKGAASRSAKQKANHLALATFLENDLANEAEPLPQQSVPLPASKPGESELYCWPWVGIVANIQDESKSGDCADHCGYLLKKFSRYKPINIEMFRDDHQQNAQAVLRFDNDWFGFKNAMEFEKSFEADGQSKKEWDKQRTSPGPNLYGWFAREDDYSSTGLVGEYLRRNGELKTIADLVQEATSDRNKIVDNLVCEIDLKNENLDQLQIKYNERTLSLSRMLEEKAELNRAFFEETRKLQRLAREHIKKVLDEQEMLNIELENKKKRLDSWSKELKNREALTERERQKLEEEKQKNDMRNSSLQLASEEQKKADENVLRLVAEQQREKEEALKKVLELERNLDEKQKLEMEIQELKGKLDVMKHMGGDDDAAVQQKINEMNERLQEKKENLEGLEDLNQQLLTKERQSNDELQEARKVLIEGLTEILSSSRVNIGIKRMGELDEKVFENACKQRYSPEEADIKAAELCSLWQEKLKNPEWHPLRIVDDQYVLKEDDELLVQLKEEWGDEVYDAVGTAVKEIQEYNASGSYVVPELWNFKENRKATLKEVISYIFKQLKTLKRKRT